A portion of the Nomia melanderi isolate GNS246 chromosome 2, iyNomMela1, whole genome shotgun sequence genome contains these proteins:
- the Dnah3 gene encoding dynein heavy chain 3, axonemal isoform X2 translates to MPKSIEDQRNNLLKEINEKQIRYAEIEDNEIICLSNRECINNELSTYDYNNFERAKKYITSKLLKREDFNELLEELKLEIIESYKQSLRYIILDCILLDDDKRKRLRIETSLVNYQLLTVRAPVPWHQSKLMAEHYVQYNLFIGNEILRDIQDLYFSKYQDTMILRIQDLGELPISAFEIEFRVNSLCDEAINKLKKEWLANIADIFLEKKDTWSCLVEEHHNASTTLIKKYFSSVNTLMSKQLRTMVMKTLEHIKKFFIDYRNGNYFDGNYEDLMFYKPTFLTIVIEPELGTPRLHCKPSIPEVREIISRCINNILTVATFIPSIETILFPELKCHDYLSSVSRYEEKVSKIISDILDIVSVHTAGPGIYLQCYEDLLYILDGQAKRNLENFFKIEPVPFLREFENRIRDYDSLRKEIIVFRNKVPLNMIEIDCSLVNDTIRRILYDLRSEICEHFAEELRTNNRELCSSFDTIAENISKMPEKTQEVVDLYNYLCESRDSTMFNMKRQLARSVELILFLFDYQAPTTDDIQLNSRAITWPKEMDTVMELANTRLNMRKEFLEEVLRIRKETFEHTIKNMELGIDQFKRKDPPILTITEMEEAAREAEQLSAGMAAIRQEAEKINEEESLLDMELSPYLALPAMSSIVNTLDTVWHTALSFHVNYDKWYYGPFAGLDAEEINETTETTWRTLYRLSRVLTDVPGARRIVETMRSKVEKFKQLIPVLQIICTPGLQDRHWDQISKIVNARIAPTDTSCLSDMIEYGLPVHIGKLEEIASAAVKEHGLQQNLQKMKDEWSSIVFDLTLYRETGVQILTAVDDIQVQLDDHILKAQTMRSSPFVKAFEQEMQQWEDKLLLMQDIIDQWLMCQATWMYLEPIFSSEDIMRQMPTEAKNFRRMDKIWRGIMGYVASNKRVLDATAMPKMLGEFKLCNSLLDEIQKGLNDYLEKKRLFFPRFFFLSNDELLEILSETKDPQRVQPHLKKCFEGVSKLRFTKEEEIIGMLSDQEEYVPLSGKIYPADAKGMVEKWLSQVEKLMVASLRDIAEESVIAYFTVPRDEWIFSWPGQIVICASQVHWTSEVCESFEARSTADYLLQCNAQIEDAVALVRGKLDTGARITMNALIVIDVHARDVVRLLVDKRVDHALDFDWISQLRYYWLDNSVTVSMITTSVAYAFEYLGNTARLVITPLTDRCYRTLMGALKLNFGGSPEGPAGTGKTETAKDLAKAVAKQCVVFNCSDGLDYKAMGKFFKGLAQSGAWACFDEFNRIELEVLSVIAQQILSIQMAISMKMERFMFEGTELKLNPTCYIIITMNPGYAGRQELPDNLKVLFRSVAMMVPDYAMIGEITLYSFGFIDAKNLAEKIVHTYKLCSEQLSSQNHYDYGMRAVKTVLVAAGNLKLKYPTENESMLVLRAIVDVNLPKFLAQDVPLFNGIYTDLFPSVELPQPDRDELIDLLRLVLQKRNLQPTVWYMEKIVQIYEMVLVRHGLMIVGRTLSGKTKAYQCLADALGDLSGKRRAAMREYQTVYRIINPKAITLEQLYGSFDPVSHEWSDGVLANMFREFAQSFSVDRKWIVFDGPVDAVWIESMNTVLDDNKKLCLMSGEIIAMSSKMNMVFEPADLEHASPATVSRCGMIYMEPSQLGWNALFDSYKKYLKEKLLLEQFELVVELVDWLTNPVLSFIGRHCKTFIEVSELHVFLSFTRLFTAMLNEETQVSTVWLQCILLFSMVWGMCSTLTSDSRKSFDVFLKRLLLGNDEEHPRPKSFKLSKQQLFPDKGTVYDWIYDKRNNGCWISWMDATLLASLLPESKSNQLIVPTSEVVIQNFFLTNLLHRSVPLLFVGPTGTGKSVVTLDYLVSLNRDKYLENVINFSACTTALQTQEMVMSKLDRRRKGVYGPPMGKKCILFVDDLSVPQKETYGAQPPIELIRQWIDHGHWFDAKDTTTLYLVDMFLIAAMLPPGGSSNEVTARLTRHMQVIGIDVFEEATMSRIFSTILEIHFAKGFPADVSRLGKMIVNATMGIYFAAIRNFLPTPAKSHYTFNLRDFSRVIRGVLLVPASRMQDPDKLIRLWIHEVYRVFNDRLIDENDQEVLLRMVRHTCYDQLRQPLEKVLARFLKEGEKDVESSHVQDLLFGNYIEPDADPKVYDEVVDLEDLQSKMDYYLAEYNMLSKTRMTLVLFRYAVDHVSRVSRILVQENGHALLVGIGGSGRSSCAKLATSMCEYAMYQVEMSRAYGFTEWREDMKTLLLRVGCDGKSTSFLFGDHQIKTESFVEDLNMILNTADIPNLYNTEEKAEILEKMSGLSRDGGKKVETTPMTLYSAFLERVARNLHLILTMSPIGNAFRNRLRMFPSLINCCTIDWYMTWPDDALEKVARVSLQNLNIGEDQREKCVHVSKGFHVSIVRASEDYFRTQGRRYYATPTSFLQLIGLLGKLYNQKIQEIVLQQNRYVTGLEKLDFAAGQIAVMKEELQELQPKLMAQSELSNKLMIKIEQDTINIEARKEVVAAEEALANEAAAAAQAIKDDCESDLAEATPALEAALAALDTLKPADVTIVRSMKSPPAGVRLVMEAVCVLKGVKPEKLTDPATGQTTEDYWPASIKVLGDMKFLESLKNFDKDNIPAAYMKKIREKFINDRSFQPEAIKKVSTACEGLCKWVRAIEVYDRVIKVVKPKQEMLAEAEAALASQMEALNAKRALLQEVTQKLQALNDEFAECMREKKKLEDQINFCMQKLDRAEKLLGGLSGEKDRWSDTAIALGQSLRNVIGDVLLCSGMIAYLGAFTVDYRTSLIAEWHSTCLDAPIPCGAVFSLTDVLGRQVEIRAWTIFGLPADNYSVENGIIVKNADRWPLMIDPQSQANKWVKNMERENKLLVIKLSDPNYVKTVETSIQLGTPVLLENVLEEIDAVLEPVLLKNIYKERGVLYMRFGENVIEYNPDFRFYMTTCLRNPHYLPEVVVKVTLLNFMITPQGLEDQLLGIVVAKDLPVLEERKNQLIVEGASNRKILEEIEDKILEVLSLSEGNILEDETAITILSSSKVLSEDIQAKQKIAARTASEIDSARNGYKPVSEHGSVLFFCISELTNIDPMYQYSLTWFIHLYVMAIANSEQTKDLKLRIGSLNEYFTASIYRNVCRSLFEKDKLIFSFVLCAGLMRASGQLDEDLWAFLLTGGVALDNPFPNPDPTWLSERSWSKVVRATSLRSLEGLKESFQRSTSQWKDYYDLSNPQENAFPHPFQRVTKSLAKLVILSCLRPDKIVAAVRMFIVEHMGQSFVEPPPFDLQASYNDSSNVTPLLFILSPGSDPMAGLIRIAIWLSRG, encoded by the exons ATGCCAAAGTCAATAGAGGATCaaaggaataatttattaaaagaaattaatgagaAGCAGATAAGATATGCTGAAATAGAagacaatgaaataatttgcttAAGTAATCGCGAATGTATAAATAACGAATTAAGCACATATGATTACAATAACTTTGAAAGAGCGAAGAAATATATTACCAGTAAATTGCTGAAACGAGAAGA TTTCAATGAATTACTAGAAGAACTGAAGCTAGAAATCATTGAAAGCTACAAGCAAAGTCTTCGGTACATTATTCTCGATTGCATCCTTTTGGACGATGACAAAAGGAAAAGATTACGTATAGAAACATCACTGGTAAATTATCAACTTCTAACTGTACGAGCACCTGTTCCCTGGCATCAGTCTAAATTAATGGCAGAACATTATGTGCAGTATAATTTGTTCATCGGAAATGAGATACTCAGAGATATTCAAGATCTCTACTTTTCCAA GTATCAAGATACGATGATACTGAGAATTCAAGATTTAGGAGAACTCCCGATCTCAGCTTTTGAGATAGAGTTCAGGGTGAATTCATTATGCGACGAGgcaataaataaactgaaaaaagaATGGTTGGCTAATATCGCCGACATTTTCCTGGAGAAAAAGGATACTTGGTCTTGTCTGGTTGAGGAGCATCACAATGCCTCCACGAcgttgataaaaaaatatttttcaagcgtGAATACACTGATGTCTAAACAGCTACGAACGATGGTCATGAAAACGTTGGAACATATCAAAAAATTTTTTATAGACTACAggaatggaaattattttgatgGTAATTACGAAGACCTGATGTTCTACAA GCCAACTTTTCTAACAATAGTAATCGAACCAGAACTCGGTACTCCACGTTTACATTGTAAACCGAGTATTCCAGAGGTGCGAGAAATTATATCAAGATGTATCAACAATATCCTTACAGTGGCAACATTTATTCCAAGTATCGAAACCATTTTATTTCCTGAATTAAAATGTCACGACTACTTGTCTTCTGTGTCAAGATACGAAGAAAAG GTATCAAAAATAATCAGTGACATATTAGACATTGTCAGCGTACACACAGCAGGGCCAGGAATCTATTTACAGTGCTACGAAGATCTGTTGTACATCTTGGACGGACAAGCCAAGAGGAATCTGGAGAACTTTTTCAAAATCGAGCCAGTTCCATTTCTGCGTGAATTTGAGAACAGAATACGAGACTATGACAGCCTCCGCAAAGAGATCATCGTATTTCGTAATAAA GTTCCCCTCAACATGATCGAGATCGATTGCTCTCTGGTGAACGACACTATAAGGCGGATCCTCTACGACCTCCGCAGTGAAATCTGCGAGCACTTCGCCGAGGAATTACGGACAAACAACCGTGAGCTGTGCTCGAGCTTCGACACGATAGCGGAGAACATCTCGAAGATGCCGGAGAAAACGCAGGAGGTGGTCGACCTGTACAATTATCTGTGCGAGAGTCGCGACTCGACGATGTTCAACATGAAGAGGCAACTGGCTCGTTCCGTCgagttaatattattcctgttcGATTACCAAGCGCCGACGACCGACGACATCCAGTTGAATTCGCGAGCCATCACGTGGCCGAAGGAAATGGACACGGTGATGGAATTGGCGAACACCAGGCTGAACATGAGGAAAGAATTCCTCGAGGAGGTGCTGCGCATAAGGAAGGAGACCTTCGAGCACACGATCAAGAATATGGAGCTGGGCATCGACCAGTTCAAAAGGAAGGATCCTCCGATACTGACGATCACCGAGATGGAGGAAGCTGCGAGGGAAGCGGAACAGCTCTCCGCAGGTATGGCGGCGATCAGGCAAGAAGCCGAGAAGATCAACGAGGAGGAGTCGCTGCTGGACATGGAGCTGAGCCCGTACCTAGCGTTGCCAGCGATGTCCAGCATCGTGAACACGTTGGACACGGTCTGGCACACGGCCCTGAGTTTCCACGTCAATTACGACAAGTGGTACTACGGTCCTTTCGCCGGGCTCGACGCCGAAGAGATCAACGAGACGACGGAGACCACGTGGCGAACGTTGTACAGGCTGTCTCGCGTCCTGACCGACGTGCCTGGCGCGAGGCGGATCGTGGAGACGATGCGCAGCAAGGTGGAGAAGTTCAAGCAGCTGATCCCTGTGCTGCAGATCATATGCACCCCAGGACTGCAGGACCGCCACTGGGACCAGATCAGTAAAATAGTGAACGCGCGAATAGCGCCCACGGACACCAGTTGTCTGTCCGACATGATAGAGTACGGGTTGCCGGTGCACATAGGCAAGCTGGAGGAGATAGCGTCCGCGGCGGTGAAGGAGCACGGGCTGCAGCAGAATCTGCAGAAGATGAAGGACGAGTGGAGCAGCATCGTGTTCGACTTAACCCTGTACCGGGAGACCGGCGTGCAGATCCTGACTGCTGTGGACGACATCCAGGTGCAGCTGGACGACCACATCCTGAAGGCGCAGACCATGCGGAGCTCGCCGTTCGTGAAGGCCTTCGAGCAGGAGATGCAGCAGTGGGAGGACAAGCTGCTGCTCATGCAGGACATCATCGACCAGTGGCTGATGTGCCAGGCGACGTGGATGTACCTCGAGCCGATCTTCAGCAGCGAGGACATCATGCGCCAGATGCCCACCGAGGCGAAGAACTTCCGGCGCATGGACAAAATCTGGCGTGGCATCATGGGCTACGTGGCGAGCAACAAGCGCGTGCTGGACGCGACCGCCATGCCGAAGATGCTCGGCGAGTTCAAGCTGTGCAACTCGCTGCTCGACGAGATACAGAAGGGCCTGAACGACTACCTGGAGAAGAAGCGTCTGTTCTTCCCGAGGTTCTTCTTCCTGTCCAACGACGAGCTGTTGGAGATCCTGTCCGAGACGAAGGACCCGCAGCGCGTGCAACCGCACCTGAAGAAGTGCTTCGAGGGCGTCAGCAAGCTCCGCTTCACCAAGGAGGAGGAGATCATCGGGATGCTCTCCGACCAAGAGGAGTACGTGCCGCTCAGCGGGAAGATATACCCGGCGGACGCGAAGGGCATGGTGGAGAAGTGGCTGAGCCAGGTGGAGAAGCTGATGGTCGCGTCCTTACGCGACATCGCCGAAGAGAGCGTGATCGCGTACTTCACCGTGCCCAGGGACGAGTGGATCTTCTCCTGGCCCGGGCAGATCGTCATCTGCGCCAGTCAGGTGCACTGGACCAGCGAGGTCTGCGAGTCCTTCGAAGCACGCTCCACCGCAGACTATCTGCTGCAGTGCAACGCTCAGATAGAGGACGCGGTGGCGTTGGTCAGGGGCAAGCTGGACACCGGCGCCAGGATAACGATGAACGCTCTGATAGTGATCGACGTGCATGCGCGGGACGTGGTCAGGCTGCTCGTCGACAAGCGGGTGGACCACGCGTTGGACTTCGACTGGATCTCGCAGCTGAGGTACTACTGGCTGGACAACAGCGTCACCGTCTCCATGATCACGACCAGCGTAGCCTACGCCTTCGAGTACCTCGGGAACACAGCCCGGCTGGTGATCACGCCGTTGACCGACAGATGCTACAGAACCTTGATGGGAGCGTTGAAGCTGAACTTCGGCGGCTCGCCGGAGGGACCGGCCGGCACCGGGAAGACCGAGACGGCCAAGGACCTGGCGAAAGCTGTGGCCAAGCAGTGCGTGGTGTTCAACTGCTCGGACGGCCTGGACTACAAAGCCATGGGCAAGTTCTTCAAGGGCCTGGCTCAGTCCGGCGCTTGGGCCTGCTTCGACGAGTTCAACCGCATCGAGCTGGAGGTCCTCTCTGTGATCGCTCAGCAGATCCTCTCCATACAGATGGCTATAAGCATGAAGATGGAACGCTTTATGTTCGAGGGCACCGAGCTCAAGCTGAACCCGACCTGCTACATCATAATCACGATGAACCCCGGCTACGCTGGCCGCCAGGAGCTGCCCGACAACCTGAAGGTCCTGTTCCGCTCGGTGGCCATGATGGTGCCGGACTACGCGATGATAGGCGAGATCACTCTGTACTCGTTCGGCTTCATAGACGCCAAGAACCTGGCGGAGAAGATCGTCCACACTTACAAGCTCTGCTCCGAGCAGCTCAGCTCGCAGAACCACTACGACTACGGGATGCGTGCTGTGAAGACGGTGCTGGTCGCCGCTGGCAACTTGAAGCTCAAGTACCCGACGGAGAACGAGTCCATGCTGGTGCTCCGAGCCATCGTCGACGTGAACCTTCCCAAGTTCTTGGCTCAGGACGTCCCTCTATTCAACGGCATCTACACCGACCTGTTCCCGAGCGTCGAGCTGCCTCAGCCGGACCGGGACGAGCTGATCGATCTGCTGAGGCTCGTGCTGCAGAAGCGCAATCTGCAGCCCACGGTTTGGTACATGGAGAAGATCGTTCAGATCTACGAGATGGTGCTGGTGCGTCACGGGCTGATGATCGTCGGAAGAACTCTCAGTGGAAAGACGAAGGCTTATCAGTGCCTGGCGGACGCTTTGGGCGACCTGTCCGGTAAAAGGCGGGCCGCCATGAGGGAGTACCAGACCGTTTACAGGATCATCAATCCGAAGGCCATCACTCTGGAGCAACTGTACGGCAGCTTCGACCCGGTGTCCCACGAATGGAGCGACGGCGTCCTGGCGAATATGTTCAGAGAGTTCGCGCAGTCCTTCTCCGTGGACCGCAAGTGGATCGTGTTCGACGGCCCCGTGGACGCGGTGTGGATCGAGAGCATGAACACCGTGCTGGACGACAATAAGAAGCTCTGTCTGATGTCCGGGGAGATCATCGCCATGTCGAGCAAGATGAACATGGTGTTCGAGCCTGCGGACCTGGAGCACGCATCCCCGGCCACCGTCAGCAGATGCGGCATGATCTACATGGAACCATCCCAGCTCGGCTGGAACGCGTTGTTCGACTCGTACAAGAAGTATCTGAAAGAGAAGCTGCTCCTCGAACAATTCGAGCTTGTCGTGGAACTGGTCGATTGGCTGACAAACCCGGTCCTGTCTTTTATAGGACGCCATTGTAAAACGTTCATAGAGGTGTCGGAGCTTCATGTGTTTTTG TCCTTTACCAGGCTTTTCACTGCCATGCTGAACGAGGAAACGCAAGTTAGCACTGTTTGGTTGCAATGCATACTGTTGTTCAGCATGGTCTGGGGGATGTGCTCGACGTTGACCAGCGACAGCAGGAAGTCCTTCGACGTGTTTTTGAAAAGATTGTTGCTCGGCAACGACGAAGAACATCCCAGGCCGAAATCGTTTAAATTGTCGAAGCAACAGCTCTTCCCTGATAAGGGTACCGTCTATGACTGGATATACGACAAGAGGAACAATGGCTGCTGGATATCTTGGATGGACGCAACGTTACTG GCGTCTTTGTTACCGGAATCGAAGTCCAATCAGCTAATAGTGCCAACGTCGGAAGTAGTAATCCAGAACTTCTTCCTAACgaacctgctgcacagatcggTACCTCTCCTATTCGTGGGCCCAACCGGCACTGGCAAATCCGTGGTCACCTTAGATTACCTGGTGTCCTTGAACAGAGACAAATATCTCGAGAACGTGATAAACTTCAGCGCCTGCACTACTGCCCTTCAGACTCAGGAGATGGTGATGTCCAAGCTGGACCGTAGGAGGAAGGGTGTGTACGGTCCGCCAATGGGAAAGAAGTGCATCCTTTTCGTGGACGACTTGAGCGTGCCGCAGAAGGAAACGTACGGTGCGCAGCCACCGATCGAACTGATCCGCCAGTGGATAGATCACGGGCACTGGTTCGACGCGAAGGACACAACGACGCTGTACTTGGTGGACATGTTCTTGATCGCTGCGATGCTGCCGCCCGGCGGGAGCTCGAATGAGGTGACGGCCAGGTTGACTCGACACATGCAGGTGATCGGCATCGACGTGTTCGAGGAGGCAACCATGTCGAGGATCTTCTCCACGATCCTGGAGATCCACTTCGCCAAGGGGTTCCCCGCGGACGTTTCGAGGCTGGGGAAGATGATCGTGAACGCCACGATGGGCATCTATTTCGCGGCTATTCGGAATTTCCTGCCGACCCCGGCGAAGAGCCACTACACGTTCAATCTGCGCGACTTCAGTCGAGTGATCAGGGGCGTGCTTCTGGTGCCAGCCTCCAGGATGCAGGACCCGGACAAACTGATCAGGCTGTGGATTCACGAGGTGTACAGGGTGTTCAACGATAGACTGATAGACGAGAACGATCAGGAAGTCCTGCTGCGAATGGTGCGGCACACCTGTTACGACCAACTCAGGCAACCGTTGGAGAAAGTGCTCGCCAGGTTCCTGAAGGAGGGCGAGAAGGACGTCGAGAGTTCGCACGTGCAGGACCTCCTCTTCGGCAACTACATAGAGCCCGACGCCGATCCGAAAGTCTACGATGAGGTGGTCGACCTGGAGGACCTGCAGAGTAAAATGGATTATTATTTGGCAGAGTACAACATGCTCTCGAAGACGCGGATGACGTTGGTCCTGTTCAGGTACGCTGTGGACCACGTTTCTCGCGTCTCGCGGATACTCGTGCAGGAGAACGGCCACGCGCTTCTGGTAGGCATCGGTGGGTCCGGCCGAAGTTCCTGCGCGAAACTGGCGACCAGCATGTGCGAGTACGCGATGTACCAAGTGGAGATGAGCAGGGCGTACGGGTTCACCGAGTGGCGGGAGGACATGAAGACCCTGCTGCTGCGCGTGGGCTGCGACGGGAAGTCCACCAGCTTCCTCTTCGGCGATCATCAGATCAAAACGGAGTCGTTCGTCGAGGATCTGAACATGATCCTGAACACGGCGGACATACCCAATTTGTACAACACCGAGGAGAAGGCTGAGATTCTAGAGAAAATGTCAGGCCTGTCCCGCGACGGTGGCAAGAAGGTCGAGACGACGCCGATGACGCTTTACAGCGCGTTCCTGGAGAGGGTAGCGAGGAATCTCCACCTGATACTGACCATGTCGCCGATCGGCAACGCTTTCAGGAACCGACTGCGAATGTTCCCGTCCCTGATCAACTGTTGCACCATCGACTGGTACATGACGTGGCCAGACGACGCCCTGGAGAAGGTGGCGCGGGTGTCCCTGCAGAACTTGAACATCGGCGAGGACCAGCGGGAGAAGTGTGTTCACGTCTCCAAGGGGTTCCACGTGAGCATCGTTCGGGCTAGCGAGGACTACTTTAGGACGCAAGGTAGGAGGTACTACGCGACACCGACCAGCTTCCTACAGCTGATCGGGCTGCTGGGCAAGCTGTACAATCAGAAGATTCAAGAGATAGTGTTGCAGCAGAACCGTTACGTCACCGGGCTGGAGAAGCTAGACTTCGCAGCCGGGCAGATAGCGGTGATGAAGGAGGAGCTGCAAGAGCTGCAGCCGAAGTTAATGGCGCAGTCCGAGTTGAGCAACAAGCTGATGATCAAGATAGAGCAGGACACCATCAACATAGAGGCGAGGAAGGAAGTGGTGGCAGCcgaggaggcattggcgaacgAGGCAGCCGCGGCTGCCCAGGCTATCAAGGACGACTGCGAGAGCGACCTGGCGGAGGCCACTCCGGCGCTGGAAGCCGCCCTGGCCGCGCTGGACACTCTGAAACCGGCGGACGTTACCATTGTCCGGTCCATGAAGAGTCCGCCGGCAGGCGTGCGGCTGGTGATGGAAGCCGTGTGCGTGCTGAAAGGCGTGAAGCCCGAGAAGCTCACGGACCCGGCCACCGGTCAGACGACAGAGGACTATTGGCCAGCTTCCATCAAAGTGCTGGGCGACATGAAGTTCCTCGAGAGCTTGAAGAACTTCGACAAGGACAACATACCGGCGGCGTACATGAAGAAGATCCGCGAGAAGTTCATCAACGACCGGAGCTTCCAGCCGGAAGCGATCAAGAAGGTGTCCACCGCCTGCGAGGGCCTCTGCAAGTGGGTGCGAGCGATCGAGGTCTACGACCGGGTGATCAAGGTGGTGAAGCCGAAGCAGGAGATGCTCGCGGAAGCGGAGGCAGCGCTCGCCTCGCAAATGGAGGCTCTGAACGCGAAACGGGCGCTCCTGCAGGAGGTCACGCAGAAGCTGCAGGCCCTGAACGACGAGTTCGCCGAGTGCATGAGGGAGAAAAAGAAGCTGGAGGACCAGATCAACTTCTGCATGCAGAAGCTGGACAGAGCTGAGAAGCTACTGGGAGGCTTGAGCGGCGAGAAGGACAGGTGGAGCGACACGGCGATCGCGTTAGGGCAGAGCCTCCGCAACGTCATCGGGGACGTCCTGTTGTGCTCCGGGATGATCGCTTATCTGGGCGCTTTCACCGTAGACTACAGAACCAGTCTGATTGCTGAATGGCACTCGACGTGTCTCGACGCTCCCATCCCTTGCGGCGCGGTGTTCAGCTTGACCGACGTTCTGGGCAGGCAAGTGGAAATCAGGGCGTGGACGATCTTCGGCCTCCCCGCGGACAACTATTCCGTGGAGAACGGTATAATCGTGAAGAACGCCGACCGCTGGCCGCTGATGATCGACCCGCAGAGCCAGGCGAACAAGTGGGTGAAGAACATGGAGAGGGAGAACAAGCTGCTGGTCATCAAGCTCTCCGACCCGAATTACGTGAAAACGGTGGAGACCTCCATACAGCTCGGCACGCCTGTTCTACTGGAGAACGTCCTGGAGGAGATAGACGCCGTACTGGAACCGGTGTTGCTGAAGAACATCTACAAAGAGCGCGGCGTCCTCTACATGAGGTTCGGCGAGAATGTGATCGAGTACAACCCCGACTTCCGTTTCTACATGACCACGTGCCTGAGGAACCCGCACTACCTGCCGGAGGTGGTGGTCAAGGTGACCTTGCTGAACTTCATGATCACTCCTCAGGGGCTGGAGGACCAGCTGCTGGGCATCGTCGTCGCCAAGGACCTGCCGGTCCTCGAGGAGCGCAAGAACCAGCTGATAGTTGAGGGCGCGAGCAACAGGAAGATCCTGGAGGAGATAGAGGACAAGATCCTGGAGGTGCTGTCCCTGTCGGAGGGCAACATACTGGAGGACGAGACCGCGATCACGATACTGTCCTCGTCGAAGGTGCTGTCCGAGGACATCCAGGCGAAGCAGAAGATAGCTGCGAGGACCGCGTCGGAGATTGACAGCGCTCGCAACGGGTACAAGCCCGTCTCGGAGCACGGCTCCGTCCTCTTCTTCTGCATCTCCGAGCTGACGAACATCGACCCCATGTACCAGTACTCGCTGACCTGGTTCATTCACCTGTACGTGATGGCGATCGCCAACAGCGAGCAGACGAAGGACTTGAAGCTCCGGATCGGCAGCCTGAATGAGTACTTCACCGCGAGCATCTACAGGAACGTCTGCAGGTCTCTGTTCGAGAAGGACAAGCTGATATTCTCGTTCGTCCTCTGCGCGGGCCTGATGCGAGCCAGCGGGCAACTGGACGAGGATCTGTGGGCGTTTCTGTTAACAGGCGGCGTAGCCTTGGACAATCCCTTCCCCAATCCTGACCCAACGTGGCTGTCCGAGAGGTCCTGGTCTAAGGTAGTCAGAGCTACAAGCCTGCGCAGCCTGGAGGGGCTGAAGGAATCTTTCCAGAGGAGCACGTCGCAGTGGAAGGACTACTATGATCTGTCCAATCCCCAGGAGAACGCTTTCCCGCATCCTTTTCAGCGGGTAACCAAAAGCTTGGCGAAGCTGGTGATACTCAGCTGTCTGAGGCCGGATAAGATAGTGGCTGCTGTGAGGATGTTCATCGTTGAACACATGGGCCAGTCGTTCGTCGAGCCTCCACCGTTCGACCTCCAAGCGTCCTACAATGACTCCAGCAACGTCACGCCTCTGCTCTTCATTCTGTCGCCTGGGTCAGATCCGATGGCTGGATTGATCAG AATTGCCATTTGGCTGTCTCGTGGATGA